A stretch of the Snodgrassella alvi genome encodes the following:
- the rplB gene encoding 50S ribosomal protein L2 — translation MAIVKMKPTSAGRRGMVRVVTEGLHKGAPYAPLLEKQSSTAGRNHGGRITTRHKGGGHKHHYRVVDFKRNDKDGIAAKVERIEYDPNRTAHIALLCFADGERRYIIAPRNVQVGAVLVSGSEAAIKAGNNLPIRNIPVGTTLHCIEMKPGKGAQIARSAGASAVLLAKEGVYAQLRLRSGEVRKIHVDCRATIGEVGNEEQSLQKLGKAGAKRWRGVRPTVRGVVMNPVDHPHGGGEGRTGEAREPVSPWGTPTKGYRTRRNKRTNNMIVRRRYSNKG, via the coding sequence ATGGCTATTGTTAAAATGAAGCCGACTTCTGCTGGCCGTCGCGGCATGGTACGCGTGGTAACAGAAGGCTTGCACAAAGGTGCTCCATATGCACCATTATTGGAAAAACAGTCTTCAACTGCTGGCCGTAACCACGGTGGTCGCATTACCACTCGCCACAAAGGTGGTGGTCACAAGCATCACTACCGCGTTGTAGACTTCAAACGTAACGACAAAGACGGTATCGCTGCTAAAGTTGAACGCATTGAGTATGACCCAAACCGTACCGCGCATATTGCCTTGTTGTGCTTCGCCGATGGTGAGCGCCGTTATATCATTGCTCCGCGCAATGTACAGGTTGGTGCTGTGCTGGTTTCCGGTTCCGAAGCTGCAATCAAAGCAGGTAACAACCTGCCTATTCGCAATATTCCGGTTGGTACTACACTGCACTGTATCGAAATGAAACCGGGTAAAGGCGCACAGATTGCTCGTTCCGCTGGCGCATCCGCCGTACTTCTTGCAAAAGAAGGTGTATATGCTCAGTTGCGTCTACGTTCTGGTGAAGTGCGAAAAATTCACGTTGACTGCCGTGCCACTATTGGTGAAGTAGGCAACGAAGAGCAAAGCCTGCAAAAACTGGGTAAAGCTGGTGCCAAACGCTGGCGCGGTGTTCGTCCGACCGTTCGCGGTGTAGTAATGAACCCAGTAGATCACCCGCATGGTGGTGGTGAAGGTCGTACAGGTGAAGCCCGCGAACCGGTTAGCCCATGGGGTACACCGACCAAAGGCTATCGTACTCGTCGTAATAAACGCACGAACAACATGATTGTTCGCCGCCGTTACTCAAATAAAGGTTAA
- the rplW gene encoding 50S ribosomal protein L23 — translation MNQQRLMQVLLAPVVSEKSNMLAEKRNQMTFKVLSNATKPEIKAAVELLFNVKVDSVATTIIKGKNKRFGRTIGKRSDVKKAYVSLAAGQELDIESAAASADKE, via the coding sequence ATGAATCAACAACGTTTAATGCAAGTGCTCTTGGCTCCTGTTGTTTCTGAAAAAAGCAACATGCTGGCTGAAAAACGCAACCAGATGACGTTTAAAGTATTGTCAAATGCCACCAAGCCTGAAATCAAGGCAGCCGTGGAACTATTATTTAATGTGAAAGTGGACTCAGTAGCCACCACCATCATTAAAGGCAAAAATAAACGTTTTGGCCGTACCATCGGTAAGCGCAGTGATGTGAAAAAAGCTTATGTCAGTCTTGCGGCTGGTCAGGAGCTGGACATTGAATCTGCTGCCGCTTCTGCAGATAAGGAATAA
- the secY gene encoding preprotein translocase subunit SecY: protein MANPQSATGLSKFGDLKNRLLFLLGALVVFRIGSHIPVPGVDGAALTKLYESAGGGILSMLNMFSGGSLQRFSIFAIGVMPYISASIIVQLASEIIPSLKALKKEGEAGRRTLTKYTRYGTVLLATLQSFGAAAFVYQQNVVVSGQFEFYLTTMVCLVTGTMFLMWLGEQITERGIGNGISLIITAGIAASLPAGIGRLLTLTSQGSISYLMAVALIVGALALIYAVVYIESAQRKVPVQYAKRQVGNRIMQAQNSHLPFKLNMAGVIPPIFASSIILFPSTLLSWFGSANQDGWLQKLATLLQHGQPVYILLFAATIIFFCYFYTALVFSPREMAENLKKSGAFVPGIRPGEQTSRYLEKVVLRLTFWGAIYIAIVCLIPEVLTSAMNVPFYLGGTSLLILVVVTMDFKTQIASYVMSSQYEHLMKRSAMKSLSSRR, encoded by the coding sequence GTGGCTAATCCGCAATCCGCAACAGGACTTTCAAAGTTTGGTGATTTAAAAAATCGTCTGTTATTTTTGCTTGGTGCGTTGGTTGTATTCCGCATCGGATCGCATATTCCAGTGCCCGGTGTGGATGGTGCTGCTTTGACCAAACTGTATGAAAGTGCCGGCGGAGGCATATTGAGCATGCTCAATATGTTTTCCGGCGGTTCTCTGCAACGGTTCAGTATCTTTGCAATTGGTGTTATGCCATATATTTCAGCTTCAATTATTGTACAGCTGGCTTCTGAAATTATCCCTTCCCTGAAAGCACTCAAAAAGGAAGGTGAAGCTGGACGTCGGACTTTGACGAAATATACGCGTTATGGCACTGTATTGTTGGCTACTCTACAAAGTTTCGGTGCTGCAGCATTTGTTTATCAACAAAATGTAGTGGTATCTGGCCAGTTTGAATTTTATTTGACTACCATGGTGTGTCTGGTTACCGGAACCATGTTTCTTATGTGGCTTGGTGAGCAGATTACAGAACGTGGTATTGGTAATGGTATTTCGCTGATTATTACTGCCGGTATCGCAGCCAGTCTGCCTGCCGGTATTGGTCGCTTACTAACACTGACTAGTCAGGGTTCAATCAGTTATTTGATGGCTGTTGCACTGATTGTTGGGGCATTAGCTTTGATTTATGCTGTTGTATACATCGAAAGTGCACAACGTAAAGTACCGGTGCAATATGCTAAGCGGCAAGTAGGTAATCGCATTATGCAGGCTCAGAATTCACATTTGCCATTTAAATTGAATATGGCCGGCGTGATACCGCCAATTTTTGCGTCTAGTATTATTCTGTTTCCCTCTACTCTATTAAGCTGGTTTGGTTCAGCTAATCAAGATGGATGGTTGCAGAAACTGGCCACACTTTTGCAGCATGGTCAGCCTGTTTATATTTTGCTATTTGCAGCTACTATTATCTTCTTTTGTTATTTCTATACGGCGTTGGTATTCAGTCCAAGAGAAATGGCAGAAAATCTGAAGAAAAGTGGTGCTTTCGTGCCGGGTATTCGCCCTGGTGAACAAACCAGTCGTTATCTGGAGAAAGTTGTATTGCGTTTAACCTTCTGGGGCGCAATTTATATAGCTATCGTGTGCCTGATTCCGGAAGTATTAACTTCTGCGATGAATGTACCTTTCTACCTAGGTGGCACCTCACTACTTATTCTGGTGGTGGTGACCATGGATTTTAAAACGCAAATTGCTTCTTATGTGATGAGTAGTCAGTATGAACATCTAATGAAGCGTTCTGCGATGAAATCATTATCATCACGTCGTTAA
- the rpsE gene encoding 30S ribosomal protein S5 produces MAKHETEERGDGLIEKMVAVNRVTKVVKGGRIMAFSALTVVGDGDGRIGMGKGKSKEVPVAVQKAMDHARRNMIKVPLNGRTIHHEVIGRHGATRVFMQPAKEGNGVKAGGPMRLVFDAMGIHNISAKVHGSTNPYNIVRATLDGLSRLYTPAEIAAKRGLTVEEILGADHE; encoded by the coding sequence ATGGCAAAACACGAAACTGAAGAACGCGGTGACGGCCTGATCGAAAAGATGGTTGCCGTAAACCGTGTGACCAAAGTGGTTAAAGGTGGCCGCATTATGGCTTTTTCAGCTTTAACCGTAGTAGGTGATGGCGATGGTCGCATCGGTATGGGCAAAGGTAAATCTAAAGAGGTTCCTGTTGCTGTACAGAAAGCCATGGATCATGCGCGTCGTAACATGATTAAAGTGCCATTAAATGGCCGTACAATTCATCATGAAGTAATCGGTCGTCATGGCGCTACTCGCGTATTCATGCAGCCTGCCAAAGAAGGTAATGGTGTGAAAGCAGGTGGTCCGATGCGTTTGGTATTTGATGCAATGGGTATTCATAATATCTCTGCTAAAGTGCATGGTTCAACAAATCCTTACAATATTGTTCGTGCAACATTGGATGGTTTGTCTAGACTGTATACACCAGCTGAAATTGCTGCCAAACGTGGCCTGACCGTAGAAGAAATTTTAGGAGCAGATCATGAGTGA
- the rplV gene encoding 50S ribosomal protein L22, protein MRVSAQHKNARISAQKARLVADLVRGKDIAQALNILTFSPKKGAELIKKVLESAVANAEHNEGADIDELKVVTIYVDKGPSLKRFQARAKGRGNRIEKQTCHINVIVGN, encoded by the coding sequence ATGAGAGTTAGTGCACAACACAAAAATGCCCGCATTTCTGCGCAAAAAGCCCGTCTTGTTGCTGACTTGGTGCGTGGCAAAGATATTGCCCAAGCGTTGAATATTTTGACATTCAGCCCTAAAAAGGGTGCTGAGCTGATCAAAAAAGTACTGGAGTCTGCTGTGGCCAATGCCGAGCATAACGAAGGTGCTGATATTGACGAATTGAAAGTGGTTACCATTTATGTCGACAAAGGTCCGAGCCTGAAACGTTTTCAGGCACGTGCCAAAGGTCGTGGTAATCGCATCGAAAAACAAACTTGTCACATCAACGTGATTGTGGGCAACTAA
- the rplC gene encoding 50S ribosomal protein L3: MTLGLVGRKVGMTRVFDENGASVPVTVLDMSANRVTQLKSEATDGYTAVQVTFGQKKANRVSKAQAGHFAKAGVEAGRGLVEFAVSAEKLAELSAGAEINVGMFAAGQLIDVTGTSKGKGFSGTIKRHNFGSQRASHGNSRSHRVPGSTGMAQDPGRVFPGKRMAGQYGNVKSTIQNLEIVRVDTERQLLLVKGAVPGAVNSNVVVRPSVKVGA, encoded by the coding sequence ATGACTTTAGGTCTGGTTGGGCGCAAAGTAGGCATGACGCGCGTGTTCGATGAGAACGGCGCATCCGTTCCAGTAACCGTACTGGATATGTCTGCTAACCGCGTCACTCAACTCAAATCCGAAGCTACCGACGGCTACACTGCCGTACAGGTGACTTTTGGTCAGAAAAAAGCCAATCGCGTAAGCAAGGCACAGGCAGGTCACTTTGCCAAAGCTGGTGTTGAAGCCGGACGTGGTTTGGTTGAATTTGCTGTTTCTGCTGAAAAACTGGCTGAATTGTCTGCAGGTGCTGAAATCAATGTCGGCATGTTTGCAGCAGGTCAGTTGATTGATGTCACTGGTACCAGCAAAGGTAAAGGCTTTTCTGGCACCATCAAACGTCACAATTTTGGTTCTCAGCGTGCTTCTCACGGTAACTCCCGTTCTCATCGCGTACCTGGTTCAACTGGTATGGCGCAGGATCCGGGTCGCGTATTCCCGGGTAAACGTATGGCTGGTCAGTACGGTAACGTTAAATCCACCATTCAGAATCTCGAAATCGTGCGCGTAGATACCGAACGTCAGCTGCTGCTGGTGAAAGGTGCGGTGCCCGGTGCGGTTAACAGCAACGTTGTCGTGCGTCCGAGCGTGAAGGTAGGTGCGTAA
- the rpsH gene encoding 30S ribosomal protein S8 has translation MSMHDPISDMLTRIRNAQRANKASVSMPSSKLKVAIAKVLKEEGYVEDFAVSTETKATLEIQLKYYAGQPVIERIQRVSRPGLRVYKGSNDIPSVMNGLGVVIVSTSKGVMTDRKARANGIGGELLCVVA, from the coding sequence ATGAGTATGCATGATCCTATTTCCGATATGTTGACCCGTATTCGTAATGCTCAGCGTGCTAATAAAGCATCTGTAAGCATGCCGTCTTCCAAACTGAAAGTGGCTATTGCCAAAGTTTTGAAAGAAGAAGGTTACGTAGAAGACTTTGCCGTATCTACCGAAACCAAGGCGACATTGGAAATACAATTAAAATACTACGCTGGTCAGCCTGTGATTGAACGCATTCAACGCGTTTCACGTCCTGGTCTGCGTGTGTATAAAGGTTCCAACGACATTCCTTCAGTAATGAATGGTTTGGGCGTTGTGATTGTGAGCACTTCTAAAGGTGTAATGACTGACCGCAAAGCCCGTGCCAATGGTATCGGCGGTGAGTTGTTATGCGTGGTTGCCTAA
- the rpsN gene encoding 30S ribosomal protein S14 yields MAKKALINRELKREALAKKYAAKREAIFAIINDANATDEEHFQARLKLQAIPRNAAPIRQRRRCALTGRPRGNFRKFGLARTKIREIAMRGEIPGVIKASW; encoded by the coding sequence ATGGCTAAGAAAGCACTTATTAATCGTGAGCTGAAGCGCGAAGCTTTGGCAAAAAAATATGCTGCCAAACGCGAAGCCATTTTCGCTATCATCAATGATGCCAATGCGACTGATGAAGAGCATTTTCAGGCTCGATTGAAACTGCAGGCTATTCCGCGTAATGCTGCTCCGATTCGTCAACGTCGTCGCTGCGCTTTGACAGGTCGTCCGCGTGGTAATTTCCGTAAATTCGGCTTGGCCCGTACTAAAATCCGTGAAATCGCCATGCGTGGTGAAATTCCGGGCGTAATCAAAGCCAGCTGGTAA
- the rplD gene encoding 50S ribosomal protein L4 encodes MELKLIDAQGQVAGAVAASDALFAREYNEDLVHQLVTAFLANARSGNRSQLTRAEVKHSTKKPWRQKGTGRARSGMTSSPLWRSGGRAFPNKPDENFTQKVNRKMYRAGMAAILSQLVRDERLFVIDELSAATPKTKAFAEQVKNLGMEQVLFITKQLDENVYLSSRNLPNVLVLEAQQTDPYNLLRFKKVVLTKAAVAQLEEQWV; translated from the coding sequence ATGGAACTGAAATTAATTGATGCTCAAGGTCAGGTTGCAGGTGCGGTTGCTGCTTCTGACGCATTGTTTGCACGTGAATACAATGAAGATCTGGTTCACCAGCTTGTAACGGCCTTTTTGGCTAATGCTCGCTCTGGTAACCGTTCACAGCTGACTCGTGCTGAAGTAAAACATTCCACTAAAAAACCATGGCGTCAGAAAGGAACTGGCCGTGCCCGTTCTGGTATGACTTCTTCTCCGCTGTGGCGCAGTGGTGGCCGTGCGTTCCCAAATAAACCAGATGAAAACTTTACCCAGAAAGTAAATCGCAAGATGTACCGTGCGGGTATGGCAGCTATTCTGTCTCAGCTGGTACGTGATGAACGCCTGTTTGTAATTGACGAATTATCTGCTGCTACACCTAAAACCAAAGCCTTTGCCGAACAGGTGAAAAATCTGGGTATGGAACAAGTACTGTTCATCACCAAACAGTTGGATGAAAACGTTTATCTGTCCAGCCGTAACCTGCCAAATGTACTGGTTTTGGAAGCACAGCAAACTGATCCGTACAATCTGTTACGCTTTAAGAAAGTAGTGCTTACCAAAGCAGCAGTTGCACAACTTGAGGAGCAATGGGTATGA
- the rpmC gene encoding 50S ribosomal protein L29, whose product MKTSELKDKSVEQLNEELVGLLKAQFGLRMQHATGQLGKNSELKKVRRNIARVKTILHQKDGE is encoded by the coding sequence ATGAAAACCAGTGAATTGAAAGACAAATCTGTTGAGCAGTTAAACGAAGAACTGGTTGGCCTGCTGAAAGCGCAATTCGGATTGCGTATGCAGCATGCCACCGGCCAGCTGGGTAAAAACAGTGAGCTGAAAAAAGTGCGTCGTAATATTGCTCGTGTAAAAACCATTTTGCATCAGAAGGATGGTGAATAA
- the rplX gene encoding 50S ribosomal protein L24 — MKKIKTGDQVIIIAGKDKGKQGKVVRVLGEKVIVDGVNRVKRHQKPNPMRGIEGGVITKDAPLAISNVAIFNPETQKADRVGIKVETVDGKVVRTRVYKSTGAVVGA, encoded by the coding sequence ATGAAAAAGATTAAAACTGGTGATCAGGTGATCATCATTGCCGGTAAAGATAAGGGCAAACAGGGTAAAGTCGTACGTGTTCTCGGTGAGAAGGTGATTGTTGATGGTGTGAACCGCGTAAAACGTCACCAAAAACCAAATCCCATGCGTGGAATTGAAGGTGGTGTAATTACCAAAGATGCGCCATTGGCTATCTCCAATGTAGCGATTTTCAATCCGGAAACCCAAAAAGCTGACCGCGTAGGCATTAAAGTAGAAACTGTAGACGGTAAAGTAGTACGTACACGTGTATACAAATCTACCGGTGCTGTCGTGGGAGCTTAA
- the rpmD gene encoding 50S ribosomal protein L30, whose translation MSEQKTVRITLVKSLIGTIAAHRACARGLGLRHREHTVEVLDTPENRGMINKISYLLKVEK comes from the coding sequence ATGAGTGAGCAGAAAACCGTACGCATTACACTGGTTAAAAGCTTGATTGGCACTATTGCCGCTCACCGTGCCTGCGCACGTGGCTTAGGTTTGCGTCATCGTGAGCATACTGTTGAAGTGCTTGATACCCCCGAAAATCGTGGCATGATCAACAAAATCAGCTACCTTTTGAAAGTGGAGAAGTAA
- the rplR gene encoding 50S ribosomal protein L18 codes for MDKNVARLRRARKTRAKIAALNKVRLCVFRTNNHIYAQVISAEGDRVLAQASTLEADVRASIKYGSNVDAAVVVGKRIAEKAKAAGIEAVAFDRSGFQYHGRVKALAEAARENGLSF; via the coding sequence ATGGATAAAAATGTAGCAAGACTGCGTCGTGCACGTAAAACCCGTGCCAAAATTGCAGCCCTGAACAAAGTGAGATTGTGCGTTTTTCGTACCAATAATCACATTTATGCCCAGGTTATTAGCGCTGAAGGTGATCGAGTATTGGCTCAGGCTTCTACTCTTGAGGCTGATGTGCGTGCCAGCATCAAATACGGCAGCAATGTAGACGCTGCTGTAGTGGTTGGCAAACGCATTGCTGAAAAAGCTAAAGCAGCCGGCATTGAAGCAGTGGCATTTGACCGTTCAGGTTTTCAATACCATGGTCGCGTTAAAGCCTTGGCTGAGGCAGCCCGTGAAAACGGCTTAAGCTTCTAA
- the rpsS gene encoding 30S ribosomal protein S19: MARSLKKGPYVDLHLLKKVDAARANNDKRPIKTWSRRSTILPDFIGLTIAVHNGRTHVPVFISDNMVGHKLGEFSLTRTFKGHLADKKAKK; encoded by the coding sequence ATGGCTCGTTCATTGAAAAAAGGCCCATATGTCGACCTGCATTTACTGAAAAAAGTCGATGCGGCTCGTGCTAATAACGACAAGCGCCCGATTAAAACCTGGTCACGTCGTTCCACTATTCTGCCTGATTTTATCGGTTTGACCATCGCTGTACACAACGGCCGTACCCACGTGCCCGTGTTTATTAGCGACAACATGGTAGGCCATAAATTGGGTGAGTTCTCATTGACCCGTACCTTCAAAGGCCATCTGGCTGATAAGAAGGCTAAAAAATAA
- the rpsQ gene encoding 30S ribosomal protein S17: MTEAKNVRTLQGKVVSDKMDKTVTVLVERKVKHPLYGKVIRRSTKIHAHDEQNQYGIGDVVVISEGRPMSKTKSWVVTELIEKARNV, encoded by the coding sequence ATGACTGAAGCTAAAAACGTACGTACTTTGCAGGGCAAAGTCGTGAGCGACAAAATGGATAAAACCGTAACCGTACTGGTTGAACGCAAAGTAAAACACCCGTTGTATGGTAAGGTGATTCGTCGTTCGACTAAAATCCATGCCCACGATGAGCAAAACCAATACGGTATTGGTGACGTTGTTGTCATTTCCGAAGGTCGCCCAATGTCAAAAACCAAAAGCTGGGTTGTAACTGAGCTGATTGAAAAAGCACGCAATGTGTAA
- the rplF gene encoding 50S ribosomal protein L6, producing the protein MSRIAKHPVVVPAGVDVKFSPEAIIVKGKNGELSLHQHAEVNVALNDGQLVITANDSSTKANALSGTVRALLHNMVVGVSNGFEKKLQLIGVGYRAQAQGKVLNLSLGYSHPINYELPEGITATTPSATEIIIAGADKQVVGQVAAEIRGFRPPEPYKGKGVRYADERVVIKETKKK; encoded by the coding sequence ATGTCTCGAATTGCTAAACATCCGGTAGTCGTTCCGGCTGGCGTTGACGTTAAGTTCTCTCCAGAAGCTATCATTGTTAAAGGTAAAAACGGCGAACTGTCCCTGCATCAGCATGCTGAAGTAAATGTAGCATTAAATGATGGACAATTAGTTATCACTGCCAACGACAGCAGTACAAAAGCGAATGCTTTATCTGGTACCGTGCGTGCGTTACTGCACAACATGGTTGTTGGTGTAAGCAATGGTTTTGAGAAAAAACTGCAATTGATTGGTGTAGGCTATCGCGCTCAAGCTCAAGGAAAGGTATTGAATCTTTCTTTGGGCTACTCTCATCCGATTAATTACGAATTGCCAGAAGGCATTACAGCTACTACACCTTCAGCTACCGAAATTATCATTGCTGGTGCTGACAAACAGGTAGTAGGGCAAGTTGCTGCTGAAATTCGTGGATTCCGTCCGCCTGAACCTTATAAAGGTAAAGGTGTACGATATGCTGATGAGCGTGTCGTTATTAAAGAAACCAAGAAAAAATAA
- the rpsC gene encoding 30S ribosomal protein S3 codes for MGQKINPTGFRLAVNKDWSSKWFAKSGDFSKVLKEDIDVRNFLRKRLANASVGRVVIERPAKSARITIYSARPGIVIGKKGEDIEVLKRDLQKIMGVPVHVNIEEIRKPEIDAQIIADNIAAQLEKRVMFRRAMKRAMQNAMRVGAKGIKIMSSGRLNGIEIARTEWYREGRVPLHTLRANVDYATSEAKTTYGIIGIKVWVYKGELTPGEIQAKPEQEKKHSRKAGGRNAAAN; via the coding sequence ATGGGACAAAAAATTAACCCTACAGGCTTTCGCCTGGCAGTGAATAAAGATTGGTCTTCCAAATGGTTTGCCAAAAGCGGCGACTTTTCCAAAGTGCTGAAAGAAGATATTGACGTACGTAATTTTCTGCGCAAACGACTGGCTAATGCTTCTGTTGGTCGCGTAGTTATTGAGCGTCCGGCTAAATCTGCACGAATTACCATTTATAGTGCCCGTCCAGGAATTGTAATTGGTAAAAAAGGTGAAGACATCGAAGTATTAAAACGTGATTTGCAGAAAATCATGGGTGTGCCGGTACATGTCAACATCGAAGAAATACGTAAACCGGAAATTGATGCGCAAATTATTGCTGATAATATTGCAGCCCAGTTGGAAAAACGTGTAATGTTTCGCCGTGCCATGAAACGCGCTATGCAAAATGCCATGCGTGTTGGTGCCAAAGGTATCAAAATCATGTCTTCCGGCCGATTAAACGGTATTGAAATTGCTCGTACCGAATGGTATCGCGAAGGTCGTGTGCCTCTGCATACCCTGCGTGCTAATGTGGACTACGCAACCAGCGAAGCCAAAACCACATACGGCATCATCGGTATAAAAGTTTGGGTTTACAAAGGTGAACTGACACCAGGTGAAATTCAGGCCAAGCCGGAACAGGAAAAGAAACACAGCAGAAAGGCAGGTGGTCGAAATGCTGCAGCCAACTAG
- the rplN gene encoding 50S ribosomal protein L14: MIQMQTILDVADNSGARRVMCIKVLGGSKRRYASVGDIIKVAVKDAAPRGRVKKGDVYNAVVVRTAKGVRRNDGALIKFDNNAAVLLNTKLEPIGTRIFGPVTRELRTERFMKIVSLAPEVL; this comes from the coding sequence ATGATTCAAATGCAGACCATCTTAGATGTGGCTGACAACTCTGGTGCACGCCGTGTAATGTGCATCAAAGTATTAGGTGGATCTAAGCGTCGCTACGCATCTGTAGGCGACATCATCAAAGTGGCCGTTAAAGACGCAGCTCCTCGTGGTCGCGTAAAAAAGGGCGATGTATATAATGCTGTAGTTGTTCGCACAGCAAAAGGTGTACGTCGTAATGACGGTGCACTGATTAAGTTTGATAACAATGCAGCCGTGCTGTTGAATACTAAATTGGAACCAATTGGTACCCGTATTTTTGGCCCGGTAACCCGTGAGCTACGTACTGAGCGATTCATGAAAATCGTTTCATTGGCTCCTGAAGTACTGTAA
- the rplO gene encoding 50S ribosomal protein L15 has product MLLNTIQPAEGAKHAARRVGRGIGSGLGKTCGRGHKGQKSRKGGYHKVGFEGGQMPLQRRLPKRGFKSMTAHLNAEVRLDELAKVAVNEIDVLVLKQAGLVPATALNVKIIASGNIDKAVTLNGIKATKGAQQAIEAAGGKVAE; this is encoded by the coding sequence ATGCTTTTGAATACCATTCAGCCTGCTGAAGGTGCTAAACATGCGGCTCGCCGCGTGGGTCGTGGCATCGGCAGTGGTTTAGGCAAAACCTGTGGCCGTGGGCACAAAGGTCAGAAAAGCCGTAAAGGTGGTTATCATAAAGTTGGTTTCGAAGGCGGACAAATGCCTTTGCAGCGTCGCTTGCCGAAACGTGGCTTTAAATCTATGACAGCTCATCTAAATGCTGAAGTGCGTCTGGATGAACTGGCAAAAGTTGCAGTAAACGAAATTGATGTTCTGGTATTGAAACAGGCCGGATTGGTACCTGCAACTGCCTTGAATGTCAAAATTATTGCATCTGGCAACATTGATAAGGCGGTAACTTTAAATGGTATTAAAGCCACCAAAGGTGCGCAACAGGCCATTGAAGCTGCCGGTGGTAAAGTAGCAGAATAA
- the rplE gene encoding 50S ribosomal protein L5: MARLKDFYNTTVVPELTKQFGYKSIMEVPRIEKITLNMGVGEAVADKKVMEHAVGDLEKIAGQKPVVTVARKSIAGFKIRDNYPIGCKVTLRRDRMYEFLDRLIAIALPRVRDFRGVNGKSFDGRGNYNMGVREQIIFPEIEYDKIDALRGLNITITTTAKTDAEAKALLSLFKFPFKG, translated from the coding sequence ATGGCTCGTTTAAAAGACTTTTATAACACCACTGTTGTTCCTGAGTTGACCAAACAGTTCGGTTACAAATCTATTATGGAAGTACCGCGTATTGAAAAAATCACTCTGAATATGGGTGTGGGCGAAGCGGTTGCCGATAAGAAAGTAATGGAACATGCAGTTGGTGACTTAGAGAAAATTGCTGGTCAGAAACCGGTAGTAACCGTAGCACGTAAATCAATTGCGGGTTTCAAAATCCGTGATAACTATCCAATCGGTTGTAAAGTAACTTTACGCCGTGACCGTATGTATGAGTTTCTGGATCGATTAATTGCCATTGCCCTACCACGTGTGCGTGACTTCCGTGGCGTAAACGGTAAATCATTTGACGGTCGTGGTAACTACAACATGGGCGTGCGTGAACAAATTATTTTCCCGGAAATTGAATACGACAAAATTGATGCTTTGCGTGGTCTGAATATTACCATCACCACGACTGCCAAAACTGATGCAGAAGCCAAAGCACTGTTGTCTCTGTTCAAATTTCCGTTTAAGGGTTAA
- the rplP gene encoding 50S ribosomal protein L16: protein MLQPTRMKYRKQQKGRNTGIATRGNKVSFGDFGLKAVGRGRLTARQIEAARRAMTRHIKRGGRIWIRVFPDKPITEKPIQVRMGGGKGNVEYYIAEIQPGKMLYEMDGVDETLARQAFELAAAKLPIQTVFVKRQVGQ from the coding sequence ATGCTGCAGCCAACTAGAATGAAATACCGCAAACAGCAGAAAGGCCGCAATACCGGTATTGCTACTCGTGGCAATAAAGTTAGCTTCGGTGATTTTGGTCTGAAAGCTGTGGGTCGTGGTCGTCTGACTGCACGCCAAATTGAAGCAGCACGTCGAGCAATGACTCGTCATATCAAACGTGGCGGTCGCATCTGGATTCGTGTATTCCCGGATAAACCCATTACCGAGAAACCGATTCAGGTTCGTATGGGCGGCGGTAAAGGTAATGTTGAATATTACATCGCCGAAATTCAGCCGGGCAAAATGCTCTACGAAATGGACGGTGTAGATGAAACTTTGGCTCGTCAGGCTTTCGAGCTGGCTGCTGCCAAATTGCCGATTCAGACCGTATTTGTTAAACGCCAGGTAGGTCAATAA